GTATCCTAGGTCGTTACGTAAAAAAACGAAGAATAGCCTTGGCTGAAAAGCACTCCGGCTATTCAATACGCAGTGTAGCTAAACGCATTGGTATTCACCACTCTTACTTAAGTAGGCTCGAACGAGGGGAATATGCGCCTTTATCTGAAGAACGGATTCGAGCATTGTCCGTTTTACTCGGTGACGACTCAGAATTACTTATGGCTATTGGTGGCCGACTTTCTGACCACATCGCCAATCTCATAGCATCAAACCCAGAAAATTTTTTGCATTTCGTTACAAGCATGGAAGAGCAGGCTGAATACTCAAAAAATGAGTGCCTCCTACGACTAACTCACCGGAAGGAAGAACTTGAAACCCTAACGCGCTTACTGCGAGATGAAATTCATAAAAACCAAATTCTTGAAAATCAAGTCCGAGAGCAAGAGCAAATTCATCGAACCATTCTGAATAATCTGCGTGACGTATCCATAATCCTATTTGATGACCAGCTCAAAATTTTGTGGTCTAACACGCTAATTAGTGAAAATTCTAACAGCGTATTACAAAATTCTCATTGCGAATCTATACAGCAAAAGATCACACACACATCCTACGACATAGTTTCACTCGCACTCCAAACAAAAAGCATCCAGAATGGCACCTACCAATCACCTGATGGCAAACACTGGTTGCTCCGCAGTGCCCCGATCATGGACGCTGATGCAAAAATAACACAAATCGTCCACCTGCAATTCGAAATCACAGAATTGATTCAAGCCAAACAGCAGCTCGAAGCTAACGAAGAACTATTAAAGCTTGCCATAGCAGGATCACGAGCAACGATCTGGGACTATGACTTTCTATCTGACACAATAACGTATGAAGACTCCGGTTTTACAATGCTCGGATATTTAAAAAAGGAGATGCCACTAACACGCGCTGGATGGATGAAGCTGATACATAATGAGGACACTCTTCGTGTACAGAGCACATTTGAACTCCATGCTAATGGATATACTGAATTTTACGATTGTGAATACAGAGTCTTATGCAAAAATAATACATATAAATGGATTATATCTCGCGGAAAAATCGTCAATCGAGATAAAAAAAATAAGCCTTTACGCATAATTGGAACTCATACAGACATTACAGACAAAAAAATAATCGAAGAAAAAACAAAAATAAATGAAATTTTTTTAGAAACACTATTAACAAGTGTTCAAGAAGGAATATCAGTAATAAGTCCAGAACTTAAAATATGCTATGCTAATAAGTTTTTAGAAAATACATACAGCGAATTTATGCCACTTGTCGGAAAATATTGTTACGAAGCTTACCATCAAAGCAAAAAACATTGTAAAAATTGCCCTACTATAAGAGCACTGAATTCTGGAGAAAAGCATTCTGAAATTATTAATATAAAAAATTCTTCAAGTATAAAATGTATAGGACTTAATGCGTATCCAATAAAAGACAATAGTACAGGAAAAATACCTGGCGTAGTCGTTTTTGCTCAAAACATAACTGAACTACAAAACATTAAAGAAAATCAGATACTTTTGTCATCGATCATAGAAAATTCACAAACTATTTGCGTTATAAAAGATCTCGATCTTCGAATCATCACGGCGAACAAATTTTTGGTCGAAGCACTTGGAAAAACGTCCGTCGACGAAATCATCGGCAAAACTGATGCTGAAATTTTCGACATTCATCTTAACAGCGAAGCAGTTGCAGTGTGCATGCGTGACGAACTCAAAGCCCAGACTCTTTCGCCTGGTCAATTTATCGACCGCGAAGAAACAATCATTTTTCCAGACAAAAAAATTCGCGTCCTTCACACTCAAAAATTTCCAATTTTTGACGACAACGGTGCCGTAATCTCTACAGCAAATATCTCAACTGACATCACAGAAAAAAATCATCTCAAAAATGCCTACCAAAATATAAGCCAAAAATACAAAGATTTATTTGAAAATGCACCAATCGCAATCTGCACAGCTAACGCGCATCATCAATATTTATCAATGAATATTAGCTATGCTAATTTATACAGATACT
This DNA window, taken from Desulfomicrobium sp. ZS1, encodes the following:
- a CDS encoding PAS domain-containing protein, translated to MAEKHSGYSIRSVAKRIGIHHSYLSRLERGEYAPLSEERIRALSVLLGDDSELLMAIGGRLSDHIANLIASNPENFLHFVTSMEEQAEYSKNECLLRLTHRKEELETLTRLLRDEIHKNQILENQVREQEQIHRTILNNLRDVSIILFDDQLKILWSNTLISENSNSVLQNSHCESIQQKITHTSYDIVSLALQTKSIQNGTYQSPDGKHWLLRSAPIMDADAKITQIVHLQFEITELIQAKQQLEANEELLKLAIAGSRATIWDYDFLSDTITYEDSGFTMLGYLKKEMPLTRAGWMKLIHNEDTLRVQSTFELHANGYTEFYDCEYRVLCKNNTYKWIISRGKIVNRDKKNKPLRIIGTHTDITDKKIIEEKTKINEIFLETLLTSVQEGISVISPELKICYANKFLENTYSEFMPLVGKYCYEAYHQSKKHCKNCPTIRALNSGEKHSEIINIKNSSSIKCIGLNAYPIKDNSTGKIPGVVVFAQNITELQNIKENQILLSSIIENSQTICVIKDLDLRIITANKFLVEALGKTSVDEIIGKTDAEIFDIHLNSEAVAVCMRDELKAQTLSPGQFIDREETIIFPDKKIRVLHTQKFPIFDDNGAVISTANISTDITEKNHLKNAYQNISQKYKDLFENAPIAICTANAHHQYLSMNISYANLYRYSSTQEMMNLCNTTLDVFASLNDKIKIQNLLKNNNIVTKFKCETRRKDGSIFLTTRTIRKIYDQYGELEYYEAFVNEIFDSK